The bacterium genome includes a window with the following:
- a CDS encoding type III pantothenate kinase, whose product MLLAIDAGNTNTVLGLFEGKRLKKTWRIASTPQALTRWARRPPNNLKAVVASSVVPHLKPAIERLAKKATGRRAFFVSSKMKMPIRVRTRNPREVGQDRIVNAAAAYARWECGLIIVDLGTATTCDVVTPRGEYIGGTISPGIGIANEALHEKTALLPLVPIARPRRAVGRNTVEAIRSGVFYGYVGLIDGLVQRIRKELRFPVKVIATGGLSALVGHASRAIDSVDPNLTLKGLQRLQEWNYPF is encoded by the coding sequence ATGCTTCTGGCGATCGACGCGGGCAACACGAACACCGTCCTGGGGCTCTTCGAGGGGAAGAGACTCAAGAAGACCTGGCGGATCGCCTCGACGCCCCAAGCGCTCACGCGCTGGGCCCGGAGGCCTCCAAACAACCTCAAGGCGGTCGTCGCCTCCAGCGTCGTTCCGCATTTGAAGCCGGCCATCGAGCGACTGGCCAAAAAGGCCACGGGCCGGAGGGCCTTCTTTGTATCATCCAAAATGAAGATGCCGATCCGCGTCCGGACCCGGAATCCCCGCGAGGTCGGCCAGGACCGGATCGTGAACGCGGCCGCCGCCTACGCGCGCTGGGAATGCGGCCTCATCATCGTGGACTTGGGGACGGCGACGACCTGCGACGTGGTGACGCCCCGGGGCGAGTACATCGGCGGGACGATCTCCCCGGGGATCGGCATCGCCAACGAGGCCCTGCATGAAAAGACCGCCCTCCTCCCCCTCGTTCCGATCGCCCGCCCCCGCCGCGCCGTGGGCCGGAACACCGTCGAGGCGATCCGCTCCGGCGTCTTCTACGGTTACGTGGGACTCATCGACGGGTTGGTGCAGAGGATCAGGAAGGAGCTGCGCTTCCCCGTAAAGGTCATCGCCACCGGCGGCCTCTCCGCCTTGGTCGGCCACGCCTCAAGGGCGATCGACAGTGTCGATCCGAATCTCACCCTCAAAGGCCTCCAAAGGCTGCAGGAATGGAATTACCCATTCTGA